AAATACGCGCGATACCCATTGTTTCCCATTTCCGCGCGGAGATTCGGATCCGCAACCAGTTTGTTCATTGCATCGAGAAGTTCTTCCTCAGTACGATATATGAAACCACCGTTGCTGTCCTCGACAACCTCGGGCAAGGCTCCAAGGTCGTTTACGATCACTGGCGTTTGATATGAGAACGCTTCGATAATAATGATTCCAAAGGTTTCGTAGCAAATTGAGGGCACGATTACCGCGACAGCCGATTTGTAATTGTCAGCTAGTTGATCTTGAGTGAGCCGGCCAAGGAATTCTATGTTGGGACAACCTTTTGCGCTAAGTTCAAGATCGGGCCTGTACGCTCCATCACCGGCAATCTTCAGGTTAAATTCAGGCCGACTACGAAAAACCTCGATCAAATTCTGAACGCCTTTAATATATTCTAGACGCCCTACAAAAAGAAAATATGGCTTTGTTCCGTTTTTCGATGTCGGAATATCGGCTCGGTCCTTGTCTCTCGGCAAAAAGTACGGATGATGCTCAATCGGTACGTCCAAACCCATGTCCAGATGTTTTTGAAGTGTAAATCGGCTTGGCGAAAGGAAACAGTCTATATGCTCGAGCATTTTCGCCATCAGACCCGTACTTCGCCAAAGCTGAGGCGGACGTTTGCCCCGAAGCTGGCAGCTCAGACAACTGGGTTTGGTGCATACTTCGCGGTTATTCTTCCAAAGGACATGCATCGGACATACAAGCCAATGTTCGTGCATGGTGTACAACTTGATCGCTGAACCGTAGCTCAATGCCTTTATACCTATCAGCGACATATTGTTGTAATGGATCACGTCATAGTTGTTACCTTCAAGCGCTTCTTTGAGCTTGCCCTTGAAAAACGGCACTCCTGTTTGGTGAGTGGTAAGCGGAGACAAAAACCCCACGCTGCTCTTCAGTGGATAGAGAGTTATCCGCCTATGGTTCGGAAATGTGGATGTCGGCGGGGTGCCGTTCATGAACAAAAATGAGTCTTCACAATAAAATACATCTACCGTGTGTCCCCGGCGTGCGAGTTCATTTGACAGTCGGTAAACGTGCATTCCATCACCGCCGAAATTGAAAGGCGGATAGAAAGTCGAAACCATGCAAAATTTGAGCGAAGACTCCATCATGGTCTGATCATCGGGGGCCGAGCGAGTTGAAAATCCCTAATGTCTCATCGGCGGCCTTTTTCCAACAATACTCCTTTGACCGTTCCATCCCGGAACGTATCATTTCTGCCCGGACGGATTCATTCGAAAGAACGTCGCCAATAACATCTGCCATTCCAGCAGCACTGGTCGGATCAAAGAACCGACCGGCACCTGCGACAATTTCAGGCAAAGAGCCATATGTGCTAGCAGCTATTGGAGTTCCGCATGCCATTGCCTCTATCGCTGGCAGGCCGAATCCTTCCTCCAAAGATGGAAAAACAAGCAGGGTCGCAGAATTGTAAAGGCAGACGAGATCCTCATCTGTTATGAATCCGGTAAACAAAACACTGCCCTGCAGTTCGAGATCGTCGATCTGCTTCTTTAGGGTCGGATAGGCAGAATAGAATGGATCGTCAGTGTAGTCGCCAACCAAAACGAGCTTTATATCGTGGTTCGAATCCCGGTCGAGTATTAGTTTGAACGCATCGATCAGGGTGCCTAAGTTTTTATGAGGGCTAATGCCTCCAACGTACAGCAAGAACCGTTGTTCGGGAGTCAGGCCATGTTTCGAAAGGGTAGAAAAGAACATTCGATCCTGCGGTATTTTTTGGAATACTGAACTTGCCGCCTCCGGGATAACTCGGATCTTTGATTCGTTGATCCTAAAGTAATCCGCGATTTCATTTTTAGAATGTTCTGAAACTGTTGCGATGACATTTGCCTGTTTTATCGCGAGATTCTGTTTCAATTTCCAAAAGTACTTTGATCTGCGGTCAGGGAAGACAAGTTCCGGATGATGATCAGCAATTACATCGTGAATCGTAAGGACGATCTTTGTCCTGTTGAGAATCGGGAAATAGGAGTAAACGGCCGGAAAAAAGAAAACATCTACGCGGTGTCTGAGCACCTCGCGGGTCATCGACCAAATATCCTGTAACGATCTCCGACCGCCCGCAGAGGCCGCTTCGATCTGAGCCTGTTGCGTTTTTGCTACGATCTTTTCAACGCCCGATGGTATGTCATACGCATCAGACATTTCGCTATCAACAAAAAATACGTAATCATTCGACTTATCGAGTTCGAGCAGCGCGAAGAAGAGTTCACGGGTGAAACGGCCAAAACCTCTTCGATTTCCCCAGCAAGATGCGTCTACTCCGATTCTCATAGGTTCTCAAACAACTATCTGTAGCACCCGGAGCTGGTTTCCAGTCAATACGATTCCAATCAACATTCCGGCCACGGTTGATCGCTTTTCGCCAACGGGTCGCGAGAGATTCGGTGATAATCAACCTCCACAGGTCTGATTAGCCAACTGAGCACATATCAAAATAAAATCTGGGCTGTTCTAGCGAAATGAGATGAC
The DNA window shown above is from Chloracidobacterium sp. and carries:
- a CDS encoding glycosyltransferase family 4 protein encodes the protein MHVYRLSNELARRGHTVDVFYCEDSFLFMNGTPPTSTFPNHRRITLYPLKSSVGFLSPLTTHQTGVPFFKGKLKEALEGNNYDVIHYNNMSLIGIKALSYGSAIKLYTMHEHWLVCPMHVLWKNNREVCTKPSCLSCQLRGKRPPQLWRSTGLMAKMLEHIDCFLSPSRFTLQKHLDMGLDVPIEHHPYFLPRDKDRADIPTSKNGTKPYFLFVGRLEYIKGVQNLIEVFRSRPEFNLKIAGDGAYRPDLELSAKGCPNIEFLGRLTQDQLADNYKSAVAVIVPSICYETFGIIIIEAFSYQTPVIVNDLGALPEVVEDSNGGFIYRTEEELLDAMNKLVADPNLRAEMGNNGYRAYLKEWNEEPHLNRYFRLIDSIKNRNITGSDQ
- a CDS encoding glycosyltransferase family 4 protein, encoding MRIGVDASCWGNRRGFGRFTRELFFALLELDKSNDYVFFVDSEMSDAYDIPSGVEKIVAKTQQAQIEAASAGGRRSLQDIWSMTREVLRHRVDVFFFPAVYSYFPILNRTKIVLTIHDVIADHHPELVFPDRRSKYFWKLKQNLAIKQANVIATVSEHSKNEIADYFRINESKIRVIPEAASSVFQKIPQDRMFFSTLSKHGLTPEQRFLLYVGGISPHKNLGTLIDAFKLILDRDSNHDIKLVLVGDYTDDPFYSAYPTLKKQIDDLELQGSVLFTGFITDEDLVCLYNSATLLVFPSLEEGFGLPAIEAMACGTPIAASTYGSLPEIVAGAGRFFDPTSAAGMADVIGDVLSNESVRAEMIRSGMERSKEYCWKKAADETLGIFNSLGPR